The proteins below are encoded in one region of Oncorhynchus tshawytscha isolate Ot180627B linkage group LG04, Otsh_v2.0, whole genome shotgun sequence:
- the prlrb gene encoding prolactin receptor b: MWGEVGGALVVLLLSEVLDCIGISPPGKPVLINCRSPEKETFTCRWDPGFDGGLPTTHHLYYQKEDSYGMYECPDYQAAGSNSCFFNKSHTSIWVNYNITVVAINSLGSTVSDPLEVDVMYIVQPNAPENVTVSVVKTEESPHLLVKWEPPHEADTRSGWITLTYQLRVKRQNKKESEWEEYASRKQTQLIIYSLHPGEVYMVQLRCKLDHSLWSEWSTTTHTEVPDYFLKERSIWIVVTVFSAFIILLVTFTLAMKRKYVKHCLLPPVPGPKISGLDTQLLKSGRSEDILSSLMNQGFPPTIATKDQQVDYLLVFDSEQVTPDLQNGQTRTNNSIDHGCYDHSLLMEANNKEVKVGGRETVEQGYSEGLESTFRKTKSLSTDVTSHPYPQKKPFNNVTETPKQAPVSSEYRSLSHHKDLWDSLARHLDCRETVVKSQSNCNDKHLSSQNIVTPSKAIGCAEVQRWTKSIGLQVLVPKMDKRQEDYSKVSVVENDNVVLLKRETVPLNCTSCKVGGNRSEKCFQQKPCKPNMTVPAKEGVHIGSNGYVEPVTMSHTL, from the exons ATGTGGGGAGAAGTTGGAGGGGCGTTGGTGGTGTTGCTGCTTTCGGAAGTCTTGGACTGCATTG GTATCTCTCCCCCAGGGAAACCTGTGCTCATCAACTGTAGATCCCCTGAGAAGGAGACCTTTACATGCCGGTGGGACCCTGGTTTTGATGGAGGACTACCCACAACCCACCACCTCTATTACCAGAAAGAAGA TTCCTATGGAATGTACGAGTGTCCAGATTACCAAGCTGCAGGGAGCAACTCGTGCTTCTTCAACAAGAGCCACACCTCTATATGGGTCAACTACAACATCACAGTGGTGGCCATCAACTCTCTGGGCAGCACTGTCTCTGACCCGCTGGAAGTCGATGTTATGTatattg TCCAGCCCAATGCCCCAGAGAATGTGACAGTGTCTGTGGTGAAGACTGAGGAGAGTCCACACCTCCTGGTGAAATGGGAGCCCCCTCACGAGGCCGACACACGCTCTGGCTGGATCACTCTCACCTACCAACTACGGGTGAAACGACAGAATAAGAAGGAGAGCgagtgggag GAGTATGCCTCCAGGAAGCAGACCCAGTTGATCATCTACAGTCTGCATCCAGGAGAGGTCTACATGGTCCAGCTTCGCTGTAAACTAGACCATAGCCTCTGGAGCGAGTGGagcaccactacacacacagaggtccCTGATT actTTCTGAAGGAGCGATCGATCTGGATTGTGGTCACCGTCTTTTCTGCTTTTATAATCCTGCTTGTTACCTTCACCCTGGCCATGAAGAGAAAATA TGTGAAGCATTGTCTTCTGCCTCCTGTTCCTGGTCCAAAGATATCAGGACTAGATACACAACTCCTGAAG AGTGGGCGGTCCGAGGACATTTTAAGCTCTCTGATGAACCAGGGCTTTCCTCCCACCATAGCCACTAAGGACCAGCAGGTGGACTATCTGCTGGTGTTTGATAGTGAACAGGTGACACCAGATCTTCAGAATGGACAAACAAGGACAAATAACTCCATAGATCATGGTTGCTATGACCACAGCCTTTTGATGGAGGCTAATAATAAAGAAGTAAAAGTTGGAGGCAGAGAGACGGTGGAACAGGGTTATTCTGAGGGGCTTGAATCTACTTTTAGGAAGACCAAGAGCCTGTCCACTGACGTTACATCTCACCCATATCCTCAGAAGAAGCCATTCAACAATGTTACTGAAACGCCAAAGCAAGCGCCTGTTTCCAGCGAGTATCGATCCTTAAGCCATCATAAAGATCTCTGGGACAGCTTAGCCAGACATCTAGACTGCAGGGAAACAGTGGTCAAGAGCCAATCAAACTGTAATGACAAACATTTGTCATCACAGAATATTGTGACTCCCTCGAAGGCCATTGGTTGTGCGGAGGTTCAGAGGTGGACAAAGAGCATAGGCCTACAGGTGCTTGTACCTAAGATGGATAAGAGGCAGGAGGACTATAGCAAAGTGAGTGTGGTGGAGAATGATAATGTAGTGCTGCTCAAGAGAGAAACGGTCCCCCTCAATTGCACTTCCTGTAAGGTAGGAGGCAATCGATCAGAGAAATGTTTCCAACAGAAGCCATGTAAACCTAATATGACAGTGCCTGCAAAAGAGGGAGTGCATATAGGATCTAATGGTTATGTGGAGCCTGTCACTATGTCACACACTTTATAA